Proteins co-encoded in one Marmota flaviventris isolate mMarFla1 chromosome 9, mMarFla1.hap1, whole genome shotgun sequence genomic window:
- the Rbm14 gene encoding RNA-binding protein 14 isoform X4, producing the protein MVKLFIGNLPREATEQEIRSLFEQYGKVLECDIIKNYGFVHIEDKTAAEDAIRNLHHYKLHGVNINVEASKNKSKTSTKLHVGNISPTCTNKELRAKFEEYGPVIECDIVKDYAFVHMERAEDAVEAIRGLDNTEFQGGMYVG; encoded by the coding sequence ATGGTGAAGCTGTTCATTGGAAACCTGCCCCGGGAGGCCACAGAGCAAGAGATCCGCTCACTCTTCGAGCAGTACGGGAAGGTGCTGGAATGTGACATCATTAAAAACTACGGCTTTGTGCACATAGAGGACAAAACTGCAGCTGAGGATGCCATACGCAACCTGCATCACTACAAGCTTCATGGGGTGAATATTAATGTGGAAGCCAGCAAGAATAAGAGCAAAACCTCAACAAAGTTGCATGTGGGCAACATCAGCCCCACCTGCACCAACAAGGAGCTTCGGGCCAAGTTTGAGGAATATGGTCCAGTCATTGAATGTGACATCGTGAAAGATTATGCCTTTGTACACATGGAGCGGGCAGAGGATGCAGTGGAGGCCATCAGGGGCCTTGATAACACAGAGTTTCAAG